The following are encoded in a window of Cupriavidus oxalaticus genomic DNA:
- a CDS encoding GPO family capsid scaffolding protein, which yields MAGKNPKFFRIATEGATSDGRVIDREMLVQMAVSYDPSTYGARINLEHIRGIVPDGPFKAYGDVLALKTEEEGGKMRLYAQLDPTAELIAFNKARQKVFCSMEVQPDFADTGEAYLVGLAVTDNPASLGCEMLQFSAKAKANPLADRKQDPSNLFSEAVEVDLDFADEPTTTTVPGAGFAASIKKLFARQDKSEAGNDARHADTQEAVQAIAKEVQSMGETFTKAMDGVTKRLDALQADQTKGKEDFSTLKSALERKEDFSRRPPATGGDGKVIETDC from the coding sequence ATGGCCGGCAAGAACCCGAAGTTTTTCCGCATTGCCACCGAAGGGGCGACCAGCGACGGACGCGTGATCGACCGCGAGATGCTGGTGCAGATGGCGGTCAGCTATGACCCCAGCACCTACGGCGCACGCATCAACCTGGAACACATCCGCGGCATCGTGCCCGATGGCCCATTCAAGGCGTATGGCGACGTGCTCGCACTCAAGACTGAAGAGGAAGGCGGCAAGATGCGCCTCTATGCGCAGCTCGACCCGACTGCCGAGCTGATCGCCTTCAACAAGGCCCGGCAGAAGGTCTTCTGCTCGATGGAAGTGCAGCCCGATTTCGCCGATACCGGCGAAGCGTATCTGGTTGGCCTGGCCGTCACGGACAACCCTGCCAGCCTGGGCTGCGAGATGCTGCAGTTCAGCGCCAAGGCCAAGGCGAACCCGCTGGCCGATCGCAAGCAGGACCCGAGCAATCTGTTCTCCGAAGCCGTGGAAGTCGACCTCGACTTTGCCGACGAGCCAACGACGACCACCGTGCCCGGCGCCGGCTTCGCCGCCAGCATCAAGAAGCTCTTCGCCCGCCAGGACAAGTCCGAGGCAGGCAACGATGCGCGCCACGCCGACACGCAGGAAGCCGTTCAAGCCATCGCCAAGGAGGTGCAGTCGATGGGCGAGACCTTCACCAAGGCCATGGACGGTGTGACGAAGCGTCTGGATGCGCTGCAGGCCGACCAGACCAAGGGCAAGGAAGATTTCAGCACGCTCAAGAGCGCGCTGGAGAGGAAGGAAGACTTCAGCCGCCGCCCCCCCGCCACCGGCGGCGACGGCAAGGTCATCGAAACCGACTGCTGA
- a CDS encoding phage major capsid protein, P2 family has product MRNDTRQKYAAYEAKVAEINGVDRVDRKFSVQPSVQQKLETKVQESSEFLGRINVYGVTEQEGEKIGLGVSGPVASTTDTAAQDRQTSDIAALDDRRYRCEQTNSDTHITYRMLDAWAKFPDFQTRIRDAILRRQALDRILIGFNGVSRAATSNRATNPMLQDVNKGWLQHLREEAPERVIDSGKAVDKIVVGGPDSNVARDYASLDALVFDLCSHLIAPWYAEDPDLVVVCGRQLLADKYFPLLNKDRDPTQKLAADIIMSQKRIGNLPAVRVPYFPPDALLVTRLDNLSIYYQEGSRRRTIVDNAKRDRIENYESSNDAYVIEDLACAAMAEKIEVAAE; this is encoded by the coding sequence ATGCGTAACGATACCCGCCAGAAGTACGCGGCATACGAGGCCAAAGTGGCCGAGATCAATGGCGTCGATCGCGTGGACCGCAAGTTCAGCGTGCAGCCGAGCGTCCAGCAGAAGCTGGAGACCAAAGTGCAGGAATCCAGCGAATTCCTCGGCCGGATCAACGTCTATGGCGTGACCGAGCAGGAAGGCGAGAAGATCGGACTCGGCGTGTCCGGTCCGGTGGCCAGCACCACTGACACCGCTGCCCAAGATCGCCAGACCAGCGACATCGCCGCCCTGGACGACCGCCGCTACCGCTGCGAGCAGACCAACTCGGACACCCACATCACCTACCGCATGCTGGATGCCTGGGCCAAGTTCCCCGATTTCCAGACCCGTATCCGCGACGCCATCCTGCGCCGCCAGGCGCTGGACCGCATACTGATCGGCTTCAACGGCGTGAGCCGCGCCGCCACGTCCAACCGCGCCACCAACCCGATGCTGCAGGACGTCAACAAGGGCTGGCTGCAGCACCTGCGCGAAGAAGCCCCGGAGCGCGTGATCGATTCGGGCAAGGCTGTCGACAAGATCGTCGTCGGCGGCCCCGACTCGAATGTCGCGCGCGACTACGCCAGCCTGGACGCCCTGGTCTTCGACCTGTGCAGCCACCTGATCGCGCCGTGGTACGCCGAGGATCCGGACCTGGTGGTGGTGTGCGGTCGCCAGCTGCTGGCCGACAAGTATTTCCCGCTGCTGAACAAGGACCGCGACCCGACGCAGAAGCTGGCCGCCGACATCATCATGAGCCAGAAGCGCATCGGCAACCTGCCGGCCGTGCGGGTGCCCTACTTCCCGCCGGATGCCCTGCTGGTGACGCGCCTGGACAACCTGTCGATCTACTACCAGGAAGGCTCGCGCCGCCGCACGATCGTGGACAACGCCAAGCGCGATCGCATCGAAAACTACGAGTCCAGCAACGATGCGTATGTAATCGAGGATCTGGCTTGCGCTGCCATGGCCGAGAAGATCGAGGTGGCCGCCGAATGA
- a CDS encoding phage terminase small subunit, translating into MTSPARNHFLRVSAQRAAASAEAENPLRHASGHELMLAQLAEHKRQLKLIQSIERKAEAKRAMLPAYAAWVQGVLEADAGVQDEVFMSVMVWNIDVGDFAGALPLASYAIRHGLVMPDQYQRTTACLIAEEYSAMTLKAVEAGQPVDVETLGHVGMLVNDQDMPDEVRAKLHKAVGYANAALVDSTPPDRQQDRREFALRNLRRALELHDKVGVKKDIERLEREIKNAAQAGAKEGDGRG; encoded by the coding sequence ATGACGAGTCCCGCCCGCAACCATTTTCTGCGCGTGAGCGCCCAGCGGGCAGCCGCCTCAGCCGAGGCGGAGAACCCGCTGCGCCACGCCTCGGGCCACGAGCTGATGCTGGCGCAGTTGGCCGAGCACAAGCGGCAGCTCAAGCTGATCCAGTCGATCGAACGCAAGGCCGAAGCCAAGCGCGCCATGCTTCCCGCCTACGCGGCTTGGGTGCAGGGGGTGCTGGAGGCGGATGCCGGCGTGCAAGACGAGGTCTTCATGTCGGTCATGGTCTGGAATATCGACGTGGGCGACTTCGCCGGCGCGCTGCCTCTGGCGAGCTACGCCATCCGGCACGGCCTGGTCATGCCTGACCAGTACCAGCGCACCACGGCCTGCCTGATAGCGGAGGAGTACTCCGCCATGACGCTGAAGGCCGTCGAGGCCGGGCAACCGGTCGACGTGGAGACCCTGGGCCATGTCGGCATGCTGGTTAATGACCAGGACATGCCCGACGAGGTCCGCGCCAAGCTGCACAAGGCGGTGGGCTATGCGAACGCCGCCCTGGTCGACAGCACGCCGCCGGACCGGCAGCAGGACCGGCGCGAGTTCGCACTGCGCAACCTGCGCCGCGCCCTGGAGCTGCACGACAAGGTCGGCGTGAAAAAGGACATCGAGCGCCTCGAGCGCGAGATCAAGAACGCAGCCCAGGCCGGCGCTAAGGAGGGCGACGGCCGCGGCTGA
- a CDS encoding head completion/stabilization protein yields MSSFIATAPASTGQAPIANDGFFPELDFAQALATMRQDGTVTPDRLRAALVEAALSVNEELATWQADQQAAGHATLEAVPAPSVDGKSAHVHRYLRAVYCQARAGLIERYRDYDATASGDRQAETMMLAVDDLRRDARWAISDIRGITRTTVDLI; encoded by the coding sequence ATGTCTTCCTTCATCGCCACCGCTCCCGCCAGCACCGGCCAGGCGCCGATCGCCAACGACGGCTTCTTCCCCGAGCTGGATTTCGCGCAGGCCCTGGCCACGATGCGCCAGGACGGCACCGTGACGCCGGATCGGCTGCGCGCCGCGCTGGTCGAGGCCGCCCTGTCGGTCAATGAAGAGCTGGCCACCTGGCAGGCAGACCAGCAGGCCGCTGGCCACGCCACCCTGGAAGCGGTGCCGGCGCCAAGCGTGGACGGCAAGTCGGCCCATGTGCATCGCTACCTGCGGGCCGTGTACTGCCAGGCACGCGCGGGCTTGATCGAACGGTACCGCGACTATGACGCCACTGCCAGCGGCGACCGCCAGGCGGAAACCATGATGCTGGCCGTTGACGACCTGCGCCGCGACGCGCGCTGGGCCATCAGCGACATCCGTGGCATCACGCGCACCACCGTGGATCTGATCTGA
- a CDS encoding tail protein X, with product MRVRTVQGDTVDSVCQRIYGRTAGVTEAVFEANPGLADLGPVLPHGTVIDLPDTPPQPAVQRVQLWD from the coding sequence ATGCGCGTCCGCACTGTCCAGGGCGACACCGTAGACAGCGTATGCCAGCGCATATACGGGCGCACCGCCGGCGTCACCGAGGCAGTCTTCGAAGCCAATCCCGGCCTGGCCGACCTCGGCCCGGTCCTCCCTCACGGCACGGTCATCGATCTGCCGGACACCCCTCCACAGCCCGCCGTACAGCGCGTGCAGCTGTGGGACTGA
- a CDS encoding putative holin: MAEPSTTAALAVTSVGAITLLPGVDAATVLGAFAGAAVFVLNADEMSTPKKLAFLVLSMVAGCLAAPLAAALIAKALPTDTAVSHGVGALVASAVLVKILLALIRLAGNSDRLITIIRGNSQGGNK, translated from the coding sequence ATGGCTGAACCCAGCACCACCGCCGCGCTCGCGGTTACCAGCGTCGGTGCCATCACCCTGCTGCCAGGCGTGGATGCCGCGACCGTGCTCGGCGCTTTCGCCGGCGCGGCTGTGTTCGTGCTGAACGCAGATGAGATGTCGACGCCCAAGAAGCTGGCCTTCCTGGTGCTCTCCATGGTGGCCGGTTGCCTGGCCGCGCCGCTGGCCGCCGCCCTGATCGCCAAAGCCCTGCCCACGGATACCGCGGTCAGCCATGGCGTGGGCGCCCTGGTCGCGTCCGCGGTGCTTGTCAAGATCCTGCTGGCGCTGATCCGGCTGGCCGGCAACAGCGACAGGCTGATCACGATCATTCGAGGCAACAGCCAAGGAGGCAACAAGTGA
- a CDS encoding phage holin family protein codes for MTLLFLIQAALCALIAARLLLFRRDGAAHRPWASRLAYLLIVLAGSVTIGVLFGRYEWALLAQNGITAVMCLAVYAVRGNIVELFRMTGVSDGGSSWLVRFLRSSCHDDPATR; via the coding sequence GTGACCCTGCTCTTCCTCATCCAGGCGGCCTTGTGCGCACTGATCGCCGCCCGCTTGCTCCTGTTCCGGCGCGACGGCGCCGCCCACCGGCCCTGGGCCTCCCGGCTGGCCTACCTGCTGATCGTGCTGGCCGGGTCCGTCACCATCGGCGTGCTGTTCGGGCGTTACGAGTGGGCGCTGCTGGCGCAGAACGGCATCACCGCCGTGATGTGCCTGGCGGTCTATGCCGTGCGCGGCAATATTGTGGAGCTGTTCCGCATGACCGGCGTGTCCGATGGCGGCAGTTCCTGGCTGGTGCGTTTCCTTCGGAGTTCCTGCCATGACGATCCTGCGACGCGGTGA
- a CDS encoding N-acetylmuramidase domain-containing protein, with protein sequence MTILRRGDVGAEVRELQRLLRLRGAALDLNAEFDAATLAAVMAAQSRYGLVVDGVAGPKTLAALQRDRKQAEHLTAADLQRAADKLGVPVAVVRAVNEVESRGSGFLPDGRPVILFERHIMYRQLRAAGHDADALARQYPNLVNPVRGGYVGGAGEHMRLAQAAAIDQACALASASWGLFQIMGYHWELLGFTSVQEFAEAMRMSEAAQLDAFVRFILADPALLRALRAKQWATFARLYNGPAYKENLYDVKLARAFARYDVEEKEPA encoded by the coding sequence ATGACGATCCTGCGACGCGGTGATGTGGGCGCCGAGGTGCGCGAGCTGCAGCGCTTGCTGCGCCTGCGCGGCGCCGCCCTCGACCTGAATGCCGAGTTCGATGCGGCCACGCTCGCGGCCGTGATGGCCGCCCAGTCGCGCTATGGCCTGGTGGTGGATGGCGTCGCCGGCCCCAAGACGCTGGCGGCCTTACAGCGCGATCGAAAGCAGGCCGAGCACCTGACGGCGGCGGATCTGCAGCGAGCCGCGGACAAACTGGGCGTGCCGGTAGCGGTGGTGCGCGCGGTCAACGAGGTGGAGAGCCGCGGCAGCGGCTTCCTGCCGGACGGTCGGCCGGTGATCCTGTTCGAGCGGCACATCATGTACCGCCAGCTGCGGGCCGCCGGCCACGACGCCGACGCGCTGGCCCGGCAGTATCCGAACCTCGTCAATCCGGTGCGCGGCGGGTATGTGGGGGGCGCCGGCGAACACATGCGCCTCGCGCAGGCTGCAGCCATTGACCAGGCGTGCGCCCTCGCCTCGGCCAGCTGGGGCCTCTTCCAGATCATGGGGTACCACTGGGAGCTGCTCGGCTTCACCAGCGTGCAGGAATTCGCCGAAGCCATGCGCATGTCCGAAGCGGCCCAGCTCGATGCCTTCGTGCGCTTCATCCTGGCCGATCCTGCCCTATTGCGTGCGCTGCGCGCCAAGCAGTGGGCCACCTTCGCGCGGCTCTACAACGGCCCGGCCTACAAGGAAAACCTGTACGACGTGAAGCTGGCGCGTGCTTTCGCGCGCTACGACGTCGAGGAAAAGGAGCCGGCATGA
- a CDS encoding phage tail protein, with protein sequence MMKPASLREALTAAVPDLARNPEKLHIFVDEGRVVATGARSLSFEYQYTLTMIVVDFGDSSNAIMVPLLAWLRVNQSELFFNPDLQRNGVRFEADILNHDTVDLAIKVPLTERVTVKVADGGYQVTHQPEPVNEGDDPASWFPPAP encoded by the coding sequence ATGATGAAGCCAGCCAGCCTGCGCGAGGCGCTCACTGCCGCGGTGCCCGACTTGGCGCGCAATCCCGAAAAGCTGCACATCTTCGTGGACGAGGGCCGCGTCGTCGCCACGGGCGCCCGGTCCCTGTCCTTCGAATATCAGTACACACTCACGATGATCGTGGTGGACTTCGGCGACAGCTCGAACGCCATCATGGTGCCGCTCCTGGCCTGGCTGCGGGTCAACCAGTCCGAGCTGTTCTTCAATCCCGACCTGCAGCGCAACGGCGTCAGATTCGAAGCGGACATCCTCAACCATGACACCGTCGATCTGGCCATCAAGGTGCCGCTGACTGAGCGCGTCACCGTCAAGGTGGCCGACGGTGGCTACCAGGTCACCCACCAGCCGGAGCCCGTCAACGAGGGCGACGACCCCGCGAGCTGGTTTCCGCCTGCGCCATGA
- a CDS encoding phage virion morphogenesis protein, whose protein sequence is MNDLDELTAWASALLVKLEPAARRSLLREVATEMRRRQSARIAEQRNPDGTVFEPRKPQLRLRPGRVRRTMFNRLRTTRFMKVQSDPNSAVVTFASRALRIAEVHQYGLRDRVNKAGMEVQYARRELLGFADGDVERITDLVLAHLAA, encoded by the coding sequence ATGAACGATCTGGACGAGCTCACCGCGTGGGCGAGTGCATTGCTGGTCAAGCTGGAGCCGGCTGCCCGCCGATCCCTTCTCCGCGAGGTGGCCACCGAGATGCGCCGACGCCAGTCGGCGCGCATCGCCGAACAGCGCAACCCGGACGGCACCGTTTTCGAGCCGCGGAAGCCGCAACTGCGCCTGCGCCCGGGCCGCGTGCGTCGCACGATGTTCAACCGGCTACGCACCACGCGCTTCATGAAGGTCCAGTCAGACCCGAACTCGGCAGTGGTCACCTTCGCAAGCCGGGCGCTTCGCATCGCGGAGGTCCACCAGTACGGGCTGCGCGACCGTGTGAACAAAGCAGGCATGGAGGTGCAGTACGCGCGCCGGGAATTGCTTGGCTTCGCCGACGGCGACGTGGAGCGCATCACGGACCTGGTACTGGCCCATCTCGCTGCGTAG